The following coding sequences lie in one Phycicoccus duodecadis genomic window:
- a CDS encoding LacI family DNA-binding transcriptional regulator, which translates to MVRRSHRVRDVAEQAGLSTATVDRVLHARPGVSARAVRAVETALAELDRQASAVHLSHRSLVVDVVLDAPGRFRAAVHDAAREAVGMLGAATVRARFHDVEGATPRALAHLVDGLGSGGRVSHGILLKAPDDEHVGAAVRRALDRGLPTVTLVTDIASCGRVAYAGLDNAAAGATAAYLLGHLAGRRPGVVLATLSHRTFRGERERLAAFEARFAVAAPGLAVVLVGDLRGEDEATERAVTNALEHGAPVAGVYSMGGGNTGVVRALAAAGAEGVPFVAHDLDADNLTLLRTGAITAVLHHDLRTDLRSALTQLLRAHRLVPGAPTTVRSAPQVVTPWNIPPRLGGRAAADAGAEGAADGPRPATGGS; encoded by the coding sequence ATGGTCCGCCGCAGCCACCGGGTCCGCGACGTCGCGGAGCAGGCCGGGCTGTCGACGGCCACGGTCGACCGGGTCCTCCACGCGCGCCCGGGCGTGAGCGCGCGAGCGGTGCGGGCCGTGGAGACGGCCCTGGCCGAGCTCGACCGGCAGGCGAGCGCCGTGCACCTGTCGCACCGGTCCCTGGTGGTCGACGTCGTGCTCGACGCCCCCGGGCGCTTCCGCGCCGCCGTGCACGACGCGGCCCGGGAGGCGGTGGGGATGCTGGGGGCGGCGACGGTGCGGGCCCGCTTCCACGACGTGGAAGGTGCCACCCCGCGGGCGCTCGCCCACCTGGTGGACGGGCTGGGGTCGGGCGGGCGGGTCAGCCACGGCATCCTGCTCAAGGCGCCGGATGACGAGCACGTGGGGGCCGCCGTGCGGCGCGCCCTCGACCGCGGTCTCCCGACGGTCACCCTGGTCACCGACATCGCCTCCTGCGGGCGGGTCGCCTACGCGGGGCTCGACAACGCCGCCGCGGGTGCGACGGCGGCCTACCTGTTGGGGCACCTGGCCGGGCGCCGCCCCGGCGTCGTGCTGGCCACCCTCAGCCACCGCACGTTCAGGGGCGAACGCGAGCGGCTGGCAGCCTTCGAGGCGCGGTTCGCGGTGGCCGCCCCGGGCCTCGCCGTGGTCCTGGTCGGGGACCTGCGCGGCGAGGACGAGGCCACCGAGCGCGCCGTCACGAACGCGCTCGAGCACGGGGCGCCGGTGGCCGGTGTCTACTCCATGGGTGGGGGCAACACCGGCGTCGTGCGGGCCCTCGCCGCGGCCGGTGCCGAGGGCGTGCCGTTCGTGGCCCACGACCTCGACGCCGACAACCTCACGCTCCTGCGCACCGGGGCCATCACCGCCGTGCTGCACCACGACCTGCGTACCGACCTCCGCTCGGCCCTGACCCAGCTGCTGCGGGCCCACCGCCTCGTGCCCGGCGCGCCGACCACCGTGCGCTCGGCCCCCCAGGTGGTCACGCCCTGGAACATCCCGCCCCGGCTCGGCGGCCGAGCGGCGGCCGACGCCGGCGCAGAAGGCGCCGCGGACGGCCCGCGGCCGGCCACGGGAGGCTCCTGA
- a CDS encoding ABC transporter permease, translating into MGTWVAKNRTTLVVAAVVLVAAYVFYYAKNDIAPSMYGAAWGYAIPLVLAALVGVIGERSGVVNIGIEGQMLLAAFAGFFSAAATGSMAVGILAGIGTGLLAGGFLAWTTVRWRMDQIIAGVVLNIIATGLTSFYLVSGKTLPGVIPNIEVPLLSQIPLIGDTFFSGRSAIALVAIIAAVVVHVGLFHTRWGLRTRSVGEYPSAADTAGINVERLRLVNVTLAGSLAGLAGVYLSMDASSSFERGMTAGRGFLALAIMIMGAWRPLRAVAMALFFGFVNAVASQLQQTGGFDVPPQLTGTLPYVATLVVLALAAGRVRGPAAAGQPYVKKDQ; encoded by the coding sequence ATGGGCACCTGGGTCGCCAAGAACCGCACCACCCTGGTCGTGGCCGCCGTCGTGCTGGTCGCCGCCTACGTCTTCTACTACGCCAAGAACGACATCGCGCCGTCGATGTACGGCGCCGCGTGGGGCTACGCCATCCCGCTCGTGCTGGCGGCCCTGGTGGGCGTCATCGGCGAGCGCTCGGGCGTGGTCAACATCGGCATCGAGGGCCAGATGCTGCTGGCGGCCTTCGCGGGCTTCTTCAGCGCCGCGGCCACCGGCTCGATGGCCGTCGGCATCCTGGCCGGCATCGGCACCGGCCTGCTCGCGGGCGGCTTCCTGGCCTGGACCACCGTCCGCTGGCGGATGGACCAGATCATCGCCGGGGTGGTGCTCAACATCATCGCCACCGGCCTGACCTCGTTCTACCTGGTGTCGGGCAAGACCCTCCCGGGGGTCATCCCCAACATCGAGGTGCCGCTGCTGTCGCAGATCCCGCTCATCGGCGACACCTTCTTCAGCGGCCGCAGCGCCATCGCCCTGGTCGCGATCATCGCCGCCGTCGTCGTGCACGTCGGGCTGTTCCACACCCGCTGGGGCCTGCGCACCCGGTCCGTGGGCGAGTACCCGTCGGCGGCCGACACCGCCGGCATCAACGTCGAGCGCCTGCGGCTGGTCAACGTCACCCTGGCCGGCTCGCTGGCCGGCCTGGCCGGGGTGTACCTCTCGATGGACGCGTCGAGCTCGTTCGAGCGCGGGATGACCGCCGGGCGCGGCTTCCTGGCGCTGGCGATCATGATCATGGGGGCGTGGCGACCGCTGCGGGCCGTGGCGATGGCCCTGTTCTTCGGGTTCGTCAACGCCGTCGCCTCGCAGCTGCAGCAGACCGGGGGCTTCGACGTCCCGCCGCAGCTCACCGGCACCCTGCCCTACGTCGCGACCCTCGTCGTCCTGGCCCTGGCCGCCGGTCGGGTGCGGGGGCCGGCCGCCGCCGGGCAGCCCTACGTGAAGAAGGACCAGTGA
- a CDS encoding ABC transporter permease, with protein sequence MSETSTAAPPSPPAEPAPREPRDRGGLLAYLIGHQSGVVILVALVISLLVGAALIRYQGVNPWFAYETLVREALVTPGAFTRTLQKTAPLVLTGLAVVLPLRLGLFNIGGQGQFAMGAVMGAWVAYVAGGTGFLGALLGMLVGIVFGALVGLLVGVLKAYRGVHEVISTIMLNYIIAGITFWLVVGPLQGESSKTSGIPQTEPIPEAAQLGALGGVPIGFAIAVVLAVAGWWMLSRTTLGFRFNTVGANKSAAGYAGIPINRVVVLSMMLGAGLAGLGGALEAEGTLHRFEPAIVGTLGFDGITIALLARANPLATIPAAFLVGVLRTGAAGLQFNTGIAPEIVDLLLAIILLMVSIPVLGRWLFRSRAAKTSVATTSWGS encoded by the coding sequence ATGTCCGAGACCAGCACGGCAGCGCCGCCGTCGCCGCCCGCGGAGCCCGCGCCCCGCGAGCCGCGCGACCGTGGCGGCCTGCTCGCCTACCTCATCGGCCACCAGAGCGGCGTGGTCATCCTCGTCGCGCTCGTCATCTCGCTCCTCGTGGGGGCCGCGCTGATCCGCTACCAGGGCGTCAACCCCTGGTTCGCGTACGAGACGCTGGTCCGCGAGGCGCTGGTGACCCCCGGCGCGTTCACCCGCACGCTGCAGAAGACCGCGCCGCTGGTCCTCACCGGGCTGGCCGTCGTCCTGCCGCTGCGGCTCGGGCTGTTCAACATCGGAGGCCAGGGCCAGTTCGCCATGGGCGCCGTGATGGGCGCCTGGGTGGCCTACGTGGCCGGGGGTACCGGGTTCCTGGGCGCCCTGCTCGGGATGCTCGTCGGCATCGTCTTCGGTGCCCTGGTCGGGCTCCTCGTGGGGGTGCTCAAGGCCTACCGCGGCGTGCACGAGGTGATCTCGACGATCATGCTCAACTACATCATCGCGGGCATCACGTTCTGGCTGGTCGTCGGCCCGCTGCAGGGCGAGTCGTCCAAGACCAGCGGCATCCCGCAGACCGAGCCCATCCCCGAGGCCGCCCAGCTGGGCGCGCTCGGCGGCGTCCCCATCGGGTTCGCCATCGCCGTCGTGCTGGCCGTGGCCGGCTGGTGGATGCTCTCGCGCACCACCCTCGGCTTCCGGTTCAACACCGTCGGGGCCAACAAGAGCGCGGCCGGGTACGCCGGCATCCCGATCAACAGGGTCGTCGTGCTGTCGATGATGCTCGGGGCCGGCCTGGCCGGCCTCGGCGGGGCCCTCGAGGCCGAGGGCACGCTGCACCGCTTCGAGCCCGCCATCGTCGGCACCCTCGGCTTCGACGGCATCACCATCGCGCTGCTCGCGCGGGCCAACCCCCTCGCGACCATCCCGGCCGCGTTCCTGGTCGGCGTCCTGCGCACCGGCGCGGCGGGCCTGCAGTTCAACACCGGCATCGCGCCCGAGATCGTCGACCTGCTGCTCGCCATCATCCTGCTCATGGTCTCGATCCCGGTCCTGGGCCGGTGGCTGTTCCGCAGCCGGGCGGCCAAGACGAGCGTCGCCACCACGAGCTGGGGGAGCTGA
- a CDS encoding fatty acid desaturase family protein, whose product MTLAPERHASTKPQGINPRLRVQSDTPRPQRPALKKSGRPNPAAHLTPEQIEGIGHELDALRKEVMDSRGERDAAYIRKVIKTQRYLEMGSRAVLLFSGVKVKGIRPAWWLGTAGLSVAKILENMEIGHNVMHGQWDWMRDPKIHSTAWEWDNASPASQWKHSHNEIHHTFTNVLGRDNDLGYGILRVDEDQKWTLFSLFQPIWHVGNALLFEYSIAAYDLELGKYVATKNRMTDEQKAEFRANRSEVLQKIKRQATKDYLVHPAMSAVTGSARTTLTANLVANLVRNVWTNTVIICGHFPPGISTFEKTSIEGETRGEWYLRQMLGSGNISGSKAMHVMTGNLSHQIEHHLFPDMPSNRYAQIAPRIQDLMERHELPYVTGSLWKQAASVYWKVVELSLPNKVEGRRRRDIVRLELKKAQQKRRRARR is encoded by the coding sequence ATGACCCTCGCCCCCGAACGCCACGCCTCGACCAAGCCGCAGGGCATCAACCCGCGGCTGCGCGTCCAGAGCGACACCCCGCGCCCGCAGCGCCCGGCCCTGAAGAAGTCCGGGCGCCCGAACCCCGCGGCGCACCTGACCCCCGAGCAGATCGAGGGCATCGGCCACGAGCTCGACGCCCTGCGCAAGGAGGTCATGGACAGCCGCGGCGAGCGCGACGCCGCCTACATCCGCAAGGTCATCAAGACCCAGCGCTACCTCGAGATGGGCAGCCGCGCCGTCCTGCTCTTCTCGGGGGTCAAGGTCAAGGGCATCCGGCCCGCGTGGTGGCTCGGCACGGCCGGGCTGTCGGTGGCCAAGATCCTCGAGAACATGGAGATCGGCCACAACGTCATGCACGGCCAGTGGGACTGGATGCGTGACCCCAAGATCCACTCGACCGCGTGGGAGTGGGACAACGCCTCCCCGGCCAGCCAGTGGAAGCACAGCCACAACGAGATCCACCACACCTTCACCAACGTCCTCGGCCGCGACAACGACCTCGGCTACGGCATCCTGCGCGTCGACGAGGACCAGAAGTGGACCCTCTTCTCGCTGTTCCAGCCGATCTGGCACGTGGGCAACGCGCTGCTGTTCGAGTACTCGATCGCCGCCTACGACCTCGAGCTCGGCAAGTACGTCGCCACGAAGAACCGGATGACCGACGAGCAGAAGGCCGAGTTCCGCGCCAACCGCTCCGAGGTGCTGCAGAAGATCAAGCGCCAGGCGACCAAGGACTACCTGGTGCACCCCGCGATGTCGGCCGTCACCGGTTCGGCCCGCACCACGCTGACGGCCAACCTGGTCGCGAACCTGGTACGCAACGTGTGGACCAACACCGTCATCATCTGCGGGCACTTCCCGCCCGGCATCTCCACCTTCGAGAAGACCTCGATCGAGGGCGAGACCCGCGGCGAGTGGTACCTGCGCCAGATGCTGGGCTCGGGCAACATCAGCGGCTCCAAGGCCATGCACGTGATGACCGGCAACCTCAGCCACCAGATCGAGCACCACCTGTTCCCCGACATGCCGAGCAACCGGTACGCCCAGATCGCCCCGCGGATCCAGGACCTGATGGAGCGCCACGAGCTGCCCTACGTCACCGGCAGCCTCTGGAAGCAGGCCGCCTCGGTGTACTGGAAGGTCGTCGAGCTCTCGCTGCCGAACAAGGTCGAGGGCCGTCGCCGCCGCGACATCGTGCGCCTCGAGCTGAAGAAGGCCCAGCAGAAGCGCCGGCGCGCCCGCCGCTGA
- a CDS encoding ferredoxin reductase: MSAPSIDRATPSAGATRPRLGAHTDGPLGGVVRGARKLAEALATPLVPADYLDLIDPMRSGADLRGRIVEVRPETADAATVVIRPGRGWRGHVPGQYIRIGIDIGGVRHWRAYSLTHRADGSPAAGIPAGCIAITTKAIPEGKVSRHLVREAGPGTLVMLDQATGDFTLPSPAPAKVLFLTAGSGITPVMGMLRNHLTELRDVAHVHCAPSERDVIFAAELAAHHESGRMALSLNLDDVHGMLELDRLDALVPDWRERETWLCGPTALLDAAEAHWADAGIPERLHVERFRPSVVEPGEGGTVTFARSGLTLEADGATPILDAGEGAGILMPSGCRMGICFGCVLPMRAGAIRDLRTGEVTVHESDEPLPVQTCVNAVAGSCEIDI; the protein is encoded by the coding sequence ATGAGTGCACCGAGCATCGACCGAGCGACCCCGTCCGCGGGCGCCACCCGGCCGCGCCTCGGGGCGCACACCGACGGCCCGCTCGGCGGCGTCGTCCGGGGCGCCCGCAAGCTGGCCGAGGCGCTCGCGACCCCCCTCGTCCCCGCCGACTACCTCGACCTCATCGACCCGATGCGCAGCGGCGCCGACCTGCGCGGGCGCATCGTCGAGGTCCGCCCCGAGACCGCCGACGCCGCCACCGTCGTCATCCGGCCCGGGCGCGGCTGGAGAGGGCACGTCCCCGGCCAGTACATCCGCATCGGCATCGACATCGGCGGCGTGCGCCACTGGCGCGCCTACAGCCTCACCCACCGCGCCGACGGCTCGCCGGCTGCGGGCATCCCGGCCGGCTGCATCGCCATCACCACCAAGGCCATCCCCGAGGGCAAGGTCAGCCGCCACCTCGTGCGCGAGGCCGGCCCCGGCACCCTGGTCATGCTCGACCAGGCGACCGGCGACTTCACCCTGCCCAGCCCGGCCCCGGCCAAGGTCCTCTTCCTGACCGCCGGCAGCGGTATCACCCCCGTCATGGGGATGCTGCGCAACCACCTCACCGAGCTGCGCGACGTGGCCCACGTGCACTGCGCGCCGAGCGAGCGTGACGTCATCTTCGCCGCCGAGCTCGCCGCCCACCATGAGAGCGGGCGGATGGCGCTGAGCCTGAACCTCGACGACGTGCACGGGATGCTCGAGCTCGACCGCCTCGATGCGCTGGTCCCCGACTGGCGCGAGCGCGAGACCTGGCTGTGCGGCCCGACCGCCCTGCTGGACGCCGCCGAGGCGCACTGGGCCGACGCCGGCATCCCCGAGCGCCTGCACGTCGAACGCTTCCGGCCCAGCGTGGTCGAGCCCGGCGAGGGCGGCACCGTCACCTTCGCGCGCAGCGGCCTGACCCTCGAGGCCGACGGCGCCACCCCCATCCTCGACGCCGGCGAGGGGGCCGGCATCCTGATGCCGAGCGGCTGCCGGATGGGCATCTGCTTCGGCTGTGTCCTGCCGATGCGCGCCGGCGCCATCCGCGACCTGCGCACCGGCGAGGTCACCGTGCACGAGTCCGACGAGCCGCTGCCCGTGCAGACCTGCGTCAACGCCGTCGCCGGCTCCTGCGAGATCGACATCTGA
- a CDS encoding NAD(P)/FAD-dependent oxidoreductase — protein MESPRFVVVGGGPAAAGAARRFAEAGASVAVLTAEPRGPYDRTVLSKDVLLDPGADIPSLLPPGAPWLELIFVRPRTLVEAIDPAAGVLTTDDGTTWAFEALVLATGAEPRRLVVPGADGPGVLTLRDAADAAALTAALGTAGRLVVVGGGVIGLEVAAAAVARGVAVEVVEAADRLLPRGVPAPVAAWLARRHEAAGVVVRTGVTVQEVRRDAGRVTGVHLSDGSVVTADAVVAGVGVAPRTALAVAAGLTVDDGVVVDAAMRTSHPAVLAAGDVVRMRAAGGGRGERLESYTAAGRQGAVAAATALGLDDPFDDVPWSWSDQGDASMQSMGVAPAGATEVLVGDADAPVVLSLDATGRLRAVCGVATGPGVARPVRAAAAAIAAGAEVDLDSARAAGGDLAALASVLRAAARSGAPRR, from the coding sequence ATGGAGTCGCCGCGGTTCGTCGTCGTCGGGGGCGGGCCGGCCGCTGCCGGGGCCGCCCGCCGCTTCGCCGAGGCCGGGGCCTCGGTCGCCGTGCTGACCGCCGAGCCGCGCGGACCCTACGACCGCACCGTGCTGTCGAAGGACGTCCTCCTCGACCCCGGCGCCGACATCCCCTCGCTCCTGCCGCCGGGCGCCCCGTGGCTCGAGCTCATCTTCGTGCGCCCGCGCACCCTGGTCGAGGCGATCGACCCTGCCGCCGGGGTGCTCACCACCGACGACGGCACGACGTGGGCGTTCGAGGCGCTGGTCCTGGCCACCGGGGCCGAGCCGCGCCGGCTCGTGGTGCCCGGCGCCGACGGCCCGGGCGTGCTGACCCTGCGCGACGCCGCCGATGCCGCCGCGCTCACCGCCGCGCTCGGCACCGCCGGGCGCCTCGTGGTGGTCGGCGGTGGCGTCATCGGGCTCGAGGTGGCCGCGGCCGCGGTGGCACGCGGCGTCGCGGTCGAGGTCGTCGAGGCCGCCGACCGGCTGCTGCCCCGTGGGGTGCCGGCGCCGGTGGCCGCGTGGCTGGCCCGGCGGCACGAGGCCGCCGGCGTGGTCGTCCGCACCGGCGTCACCGTGCAGGAGGTGCGCCGCGACGCGGGGCGGGTCACGGGGGTGCACCTGTCGGACGGGTCCGTGGTGACCGCCGACGCGGTCGTGGCCGGCGTCGGGGTGGCACCGCGTACGGCCCTGGCCGTGGCGGCCGGCCTCACCGTCGACGACGGGGTGGTGGTCGACGCCGCCATGCGCACCTCGCACCCGGCGGTGCTCGCGGCCGGCGACGTGGTGCGGATGCGGGCCGCGGGCGGGGGCCGCGGCGAGCGCCTCGAGTCCTACACGGCGGCCGGCCGCCAGGGTGCGGTCGCCGCGGCGACGGCGCTGGGCCTCGACGACCCCTTCGACGACGTCCCCTGGTCGTGGTCGGACCAGGGCGACGCGTCGATGCAGTCGATGGGGGTGGCGCCGGCCGGCGCCACCGAGGTGCTGGTCGGCGACGCCGACGCGCCGGTGGTGCTGTCGCTCGACGCTACGGGCCGGCTGCGGGCCGTGTGCGGGGTGGCCACCGGCCCGGGGGTGGCGCGCCCGGTGCGGGCCGCGGCGGCCGCCATCGCCGCCGGGGCCGAGGTCGACCTGGACTCCGCCCGCGCGGCCGGGGGCGACCTGGCGGCGCTGGCGAGTGTCCTACGGGCGGCGGCCCGCAGCGGGGCGCCGCGTCGGTGA
- a CDS encoding sulfite exporter TauE/SafE family protein, which produces MLDLFGGTLVGLALMAVGAVVIGYSKTALGGLAVLAVALFASVLPARQSTAAILAVLIVGDLVAVWHYRRDADWALVRRLLPAVLPGLALGSLFLAHVGDQTLRRSIGGVLLVLLGLQLWSRRRRAGSDEGAAGAARAAGHPAAAWAAGSAAGFATMTANAAGPVMTLYLSAAGIDKRRFLGTNAWFFLVVNLVKVPFSIGLGLLHGADVARAGLLAPLVVLGGVVGSATVARISQRGFDVAVLLTSAVAAVALLVG; this is translated from the coding sequence ATGCTCGACCTCTTCGGCGGGACCCTCGTGGGCCTGGCCCTCATGGCAGTGGGCGCGGTTGTCATCGGGTACTCCAAGACCGCGCTCGGCGGACTGGCCGTCCTGGCCGTGGCCCTCTTCGCCTCGGTGCTGCCGGCGCGGCAGTCGACGGCCGCCATCCTGGCCGTCCTGATCGTCGGTGACCTCGTGGCGGTGTGGCACTACCGCCGCGACGCCGACTGGGCGCTGGTGCGGCGCCTGCTGCCGGCGGTGCTGCCCGGGCTGGCCCTGGGCTCGCTGTTCCTGGCCCACGTCGGTGACCAGACGCTGCGCCGCTCGATCGGTGGCGTGCTGCTCGTGCTGCTCGGGCTCCAGCTGTGGTCGCGGCGGCGCCGGGCCGGCAGCGACGAAGGCGCCGCCGGGGCGGCCCGGGCCGCGGGCCATCCGGCCGCCGCCTGGGCTGCCGGCAGCGCCGCCGGGTTCGCGACGATGACCGCCAACGCCGCGGGGCCGGTGATGACCCTCTACCTGTCGGCCGCCGGCATCGACAAGCGCCGCTTCCTCGGCACCAACGCCTGGTTCTTCCTGGTGGTCAACCTCGTGAAGGTGCCGTTCTCGATCGGGCTCGGCCTGCTGCACGGCGCCGACGTCGCCCGGGCCGGCCTGCTGGCCCCGCTGGTCGTGCTCGGCGGGGTGGTGGGGTCCGCCACCGTGGCCCGGATCAGCCAGCGCGGGTTCGACGTGGCGGTGCTCCTCACCTCGGCTGTTGCGGCCGTCGCGCTGCTCGTCGGCTAG
- a CDS encoding CAP domain-containing protein yields MLRDLLAPSARALAVGSVVAAAVALAAPADARPLPRPGGVAKVTWVQRSTTTTTSPDATMAREVLTLVNVERAKAGCPAAHWDTRLAEAARLHSVDMATRNYFSHTSLDGRSPWDRIRAQGYLYGSAENIAAGQPSASSVMAAWMNSSGHRANILACANVAVGVGVGRGGSYGIYWTQDFGRV; encoded by the coding sequence GTGCTCCGAGACCTCCTCGCTCCTTCTGCCCGCGCCCTGGCGGTCGGGTCCGTCGTGGCGGCCGCGGTCGCCCTCGCCGCCCCCGCCGACGCGCGCCCGCTGCCGCGCCCGGGCGGCGTCGCCAAGGTGACGTGGGTGCAGCGGAGCACGACCACGACCACCAGCCCCGACGCGACCATGGCGCGCGAGGTGCTGACGCTGGTCAACGTCGAGCGTGCCAAGGCCGGCTGCCCCGCGGCGCACTGGGACACCCGCCTGGCCGAGGCCGCCCGCCTGCACAGCGTCGACATGGCCACGCGGAACTACTTCAGCCACACCTCGCTCGACGGCCGCTCGCCGTGGGACCGCATCCGGGCCCAGGGCTACCTGTACGGCTCGGCCGAGAACATCGCCGCCGGCCAGCCCTCGGCCTCGTCGGTCATGGCGGCCTGGATGAACAGCTCCGGGCACCGCGCCAACATCCTGGCCTGCGCCAACGTGGCGGTGGGCGTCGGCGTCGGCCGCGGCGGCAGCTACGGCATCTACTGGACCCAGGACTTCGGCCGGGTCTGA
- a CDS encoding ABC transporter ATP-binding protein: MSDPTPTEGTPRPVGHDTSQEHLASVVTNEAILGLPPEQSGFGEGNVGEVLLDVQGLSKSFGAVHANRDISLSVRRGEIVALLGENGAGKSTLVNQIFGLITPDSGTVSVKGDTAPIKDPRDAIRRGIGMVHQHFQLVPVMTVAENMMLGHESTRGGGFLDVDSARTMVRELSARFGLAVDPDAVVEDLPVGTQQRVEILKALSRKVDLLILDEPTAVLTPQETDELLGVMRELADSGTSIVFITHKLREVLAVADRVYVLRQGAVVGEVATAATDARGLATMMVGREVVLSIDKATATPGAPVLEIEDLHVQDDRGLVAVNGFSLTVRAGEIVGVAGVEGNGQRELVEALAGMRKVVSGTMRLGDLDLTTADPHRTHHAGVGHIPEDREKHGIVSSYSIADNLVLNEYDQEPFARGGVRQFDAIRENAETLREEFDIRSSGVMQTAGSLSGGNKQKVVVAREMAFKPRLLMAAQPTRGVDVGSIEFIHRRIVEARDAGAAVLLVSAELDEVLSLADRIAVVHGGAVVAEMDGRDADRTEIGRLMAGDH, encoded by the coding sequence ATGAGCGACCCGACGCCCACCGAGGGCACCCCGCGGCCGGTCGGCCACGACACCTCCCAGGAGCACCTGGCCTCGGTCGTCACGAACGAGGCCATCCTCGGGCTGCCGCCCGAGCAGTCCGGCTTCGGCGAGGGCAACGTCGGCGAGGTCCTGCTCGACGTCCAGGGGCTCAGCAAGAGCTTCGGCGCGGTGCACGCCAACCGCGACATCAGCCTGTCGGTGCGCCGCGGCGAGATCGTGGCCCTGCTCGGCGAGAACGGCGCCGGCAAGTCGACCCTGGTGAACCAGATCTTCGGGCTCATCACCCCCGACTCCGGCACCGTGTCGGTCAAGGGCGACACCGCGCCCATCAAGGACCCGCGCGACGCCATCCGCCGCGGCATCGGCATGGTGCACCAGCACTTCCAGCTGGTACCCGTCATGACGGTGGCCGAGAACATGATGCTGGGCCACGAGTCCACCCGCGGGGGTGGCTTCCTCGACGTCGACTCGGCGCGCACGATGGTGCGCGAGCTGTCGGCCCGGTTCGGGCTGGCCGTCGACCCCGACGCCGTGGTCGAGGACCTGCCGGTCGGCACCCAGCAGCGCGTCGAGATCCTCAAGGCGCTCTCGCGCAAGGTCGACCTGCTCATCCTCGACGAGCCCACCGCGGTGCTCACCCCCCAGGAGACCGACGAGCTGCTCGGCGTCATGCGGGAGCTGGCCGACTCGGGCACGTCCATCGTCTTCATCACCCACAAGCTGCGCGAGGTGCTGGCCGTTGCCGACCGCGTCTACGTGCTGCGCCAGGGCGCCGTCGTGGGCGAGGTCGCCACCGCGGCCACCGACGCGCGGGGGCTCGCGACGATGATGGTCGGCCGCGAGGTGGTCCTCTCGATCGACAAGGCCACCGCCACCCCGGGCGCGCCGGTGCTCGAGATCGAGGACCTGCACGTGCAGGACGACCGCGGCCTCGTGGCCGTCAACGGCTTCAGCCTCACCGTGCGCGCGGGCGAGATCGTCGGCGTCGCCGGGGTCGAGGGCAACGGGCAGCGCGAGCTGGTCGAGGCCCTGGCCGGGATGCGCAAGGTCGTCTCGGGCACGATGCGCCTCGGCGACCTCGACCTGACCACCGCCGACCCGCACCGCACCCACCACGCGGGCGTGGGCCACATCCCCGAGGACCGCGAGAAGCACGGCATCGTCAGCTCATACTCCATCGCCGACAACCTCGTGCTCAACGAGTACGACCAGGAGCCGTTCGCGCGCGGGGGCGTGCGACAGTTCGACGCCATCCGCGAGAACGCCGAGACCCTGCGCGAGGAGTTCGACATCCGCTCCTCGGGGGTGATGCAGACGGCCGGCTCGCTCTCGGGCGGCAACAAGCAGAAGGTCGTCGTGGCCCGGGAGATGGCGTTCAAGCCCCGCCTGCTGATGGCGGCCCAGCCCACCCGGGGCGTCGACGTGGGGTCGATCGAGTTCATCCACCGCCGGATCGTCGAGGCCCGCGACGCCGGCGCCGCGGTGCTGCTGGTCTCGGCCGAGCTCGACGAGGTGCTCTCGCTCGCGGACCGCATCGCCGTCGTGCACGGGGGCGCGGTCGTGGCCGAGATGGATGGCCGGGACGCCGACCGCACCGAGATCGGCCGCCTGATGGCCGGCGACCACTGA